Genomic segment of Paenibacillus polymyxa:
GAAGTAATTAATTGTTCTTTTGACCCGTTAACAGGAGCATGATAAAAGAAATGAGTATGATAGAGCATGTCCACGCCCACGCCATAGGAAGATGACCAGCATCCACTGCAATATAAATGGCCGTCGGAATCGTTTGAGTTTTACCCGGAATATTTCCGGCAATCATCAGCGTAGCACCAAATTCGCCCAGGCCACGGGCAAAACCGAGTATGAAGGCAGCTTTAAAAGAAGGGAAAATTAAAGGGAAGGTGATGTATCGAAAAACCTGCCATTCACTTGCACCCATCGAACGTCCCGCGTTTTCCAAGTCCCGGTCAACAGAAGACAATCCCATTCTCAGCGTCCGATAGACTAGAGGAAAAGCTACTACCACCGCTGCTATAACCCCTGCCCACCACGAGAATATAATAGGCTCGCCAAACCATTGCTCCACAAACCGTCCGAACCCGCTTTTTCGTCCAAGTAATATGAGCAGTAAAAAACCAACAACCGTCGGTGGGAGTACCAAAGGCAGCATAAGCACGGTTTCAACAACCGTTTTCCCTTTAAATAATCCCAACCGCGACATTGACCATGCCACAAGCAAGCCTAATATGATTACGAGAACGCTAGATAACAGTGCAACCTGCAACGATAATCGGATAGGAGGCCAATATTCATTCCAATCTATATCTTGCATGCTCACTTCGGTATGTTAAATCCATACTTATCCATAATATTCAGAGATTCTTGCGATTGTAAGTATGCATAAAAGTCTTCGGCTTCTTGAATGTGCTTTGTAGCTTTGACAATCCCGATTGGATACTCAACAGGTGAATAGGTTTTGGGATTCACCTCAAAGGCGATTTTTGCCTTTTGTGAAGTCAATGCATCTGTTTTATATACAAATCCGACATCTGCATTCCCAGTTTCCACATATTGCAGCACTTGTCTAACGTCTTTCGCTTGAACCAGCTTGCTCTGTAACGTGTCCCAAAGCTTCGCTTTCGTCAGCGCTTCCTGTGCGTAGTTACCCGCTGGAACACTTTCAGGAATTCCGATTGCAACTTTCTTCACTTCTTTTTTTGTTAAATCGGTTACACTCGCGATGTTCATCGTCCCATCTTCAGGGCTAACCGCGACCAATTCGTTCGTCAGCCACGTTTTTTGTTTTTTCGTATCTATTAACTGCTGATCAACAAGGGGCTTCATGTTTTTGGTCGAAGCGGACAGAAACAAATCCGACGGCGCTCCTTGCTCAATTTGTTTTTCCAACGCACCAGAGCCGCCGAAGTTAAAATTCAATTTAATGCCTGTATGGGTTGATTCGTATGAATGCTGAATTTCTTTGAGCGCATCCGTTAAACTTGCTGCTGCGGATATGGTAAGCTCAATAGTTTCAGCCGTTTTCGAAGATGTCTGGCTGGAAGATCCGTTCTGATCCGAACTGCTAACATTTGAATCTAGTTGTTGTTTCGTACCGCATCCTGATAATAATAAAATGATGGACATAACCAAAACGAAAACAGTGCTACTTTTAATTAATTTATGCATTTGGTTCGGCTCCTCATGTTAGTTCATCATCAATTAATCGGTTTCGCTATTAGCTGTGCCTGTCTCGTACGTTCGATCAGTGTACAATTTTCAAGAAGAATATGATTAAAAATATCTGCTTCCAGGTCTTCTAACCGCTTCAATACGAGTCGGTGCGTACCACAAGCTTCCTGCATCGGCTCAAAGCCGTTTGTGATCAAGCGCATTTCCTTCAGGAACTCCACCACCGTTTGATGCTCGTCTTGCAACTTGGACAAAATTAGATTCAACTCATCTGCTCGTTCCACTGTTGATTCTTGTAAAAATGCTTCAATCATCGGAAACACAAGGTCCTCCTCATTTTGAATATGTTCCGATAATTCCTGTTTAAGCAAGGTGAACAATTCATTAACTCGCTTGAGATGCGAATAACGTTCACCGTGAACCCGCGTTAGTTTGGTTACATACGGCGTTAAGGCCGATAGTTCTTCCCGAAGCTTCGTATGATACTCATTTTGAATATAGGCGATTAGTTCTTTTGGTTCGAGTGAAGGAGGTTGCATTTGCTTATGCTGTGCCTGCTTTTCTTCCACTTCATGTATCTGCGTCAGCAGTTCACCAGCGTGGAGGCCTCGATTGGCTGCTGCTTCACGGAGCGATATTTTCCCTCCACAGCAGAAATCAATTCTCAGTTTGCGGAACAGATCTCCCGTTTTGGGTACTGCTTTCACGATGTCCGCCACCCATGTTTCTTCCGTTAACTGGCTCATCTTCCATTCCTCCATTTTACTTCGATTTTATACTCAACTTTCATTCTACGTCTCCCTTAAAGCTGAACCAATCAGGGGGTTCCCTCTTTCACTAGTGGAAAGAGCCTGATTATAACAAATCAGAAAGCAACTGTTCAGCCGCTTCTTTCCCTTGAGCGATACAATCTGGAATTCCAACGCCCCCATAGCCGGCACCGCATAGAAAAACACCCGGTAAATACTGTGCGAAGTCCTGTCTCATCTTCGCCATATGCTCTTTGTGTCCAATCGGATATTGCGGCATCGATCGATCACACCTACTGACTTCAACGAATTCCGGTTCCGCTTCCAGGCCCATTAAATCTTTCAAATCTTTGCGCGCGGCATCCACAAGTTGATCGTCTGTCATCTGAATCCAATCCTGTGCGCCTGCATGTCCGATGTAGGTCCGTAAAAGCGTATATCCTTCAGGAGCAGTATGGCTCCACTTCGTCGAAGACCAAGTACATGCTGTAATCTTTTTGCCTTCTTTGCGAGGGACTAGAAATCCCGTTCCCTCAAAAGCAAAATTAAGATCTGTGTTTTTATAAGCAAGAGCAATATTGGCTACGGAAACATAGTGAATCTTGTGTAACCAGCTAGCGCTTGCAACGCCGGAAAATAATGTAGCCGCTTCAAAAGCTGGAACAGCGCAGATCACCGCATCCGCATCTATTTTTTGTCCGTGTTCTAAAATGACCTGATAACCGCTTTCCTTCCTTACTTCAACTACACCTTGCCCCATAACAAAACGTACGGTATCCAGCCTTTCCTTTAGCCGCTCCACGATCGTAGATAATCCTAGCCGATAAGAAAGAAACATACTTTTCTTAGCGATATCCGGCAGTTTGTCTTGTACTGCTGGCTTTCTTCCCGCCCCTTTAGACATACCCTTAATCAAACTTCCATGCTTTTGTTCCATTAGTTTAAATTGAGGGAAAGTTGACATAAGGCTCAGAGAATGAGTATCCCCAGCGTAAATTCCAGACAGCAGAGGTTCTGTAATCTGGTCCAGAACTTCTTTGCCAAGACGCCGTTTGATAAAATCACCTAGAGATTCGTCCGCATCACCTTTCTTCGCCGGAATGATTAAATCCAGGGCTGCCCGTGCTTTTCCCAGTGGAGAAATAAGTCCTGTCCGAATGAAAGGAGTCAGCTTTGTTGGGATGCCCAGAATGAAGCCCATCGGCATCGTATGAAGTTTGCCCTTATGCAAAATGCAAGCAGATTTGGCTTTCGGGTTTGTCGATACCAGCTCTGCTTCCAGCCCCAACTCCATGGTCAGATCCAATATTGCCGTCTTTCTGGCCAAGAAAGCATCCGGTCCTTTTTCGATCATAAAATCGTTTTGGCGAACGGTTTGCAGCTTTCCTCCCAGACGTTCACTTTTCTCCACCAGTGTAATCTCCACTTCAAGCTGCCGATCCTCAGCCAGCTTTTTCACATAAAAGGCAGCACTTAAACCACTTATTCCTCCACCGAGAATAACGACTTTTTTAGAACTTTTTTTCATGAAAACACTTTTCCTCTCCAACCCCGGGTATATAAGCGCAATAAGGGTCACTCTCCAAATAGTCTCCTGTTATTGCAAAAGCCCTTGCTCTGGAGCCCCCACAGATGGCCTTGAATTCACAGACTCCACATTTACCTTTAAGTAGGGACTTATCTCTAAGATTCATCATGATCGGAGAGTTGCGATAAATATCTGCCAGGCTATCGTTTCGTACATTCCCGCACATAAGAGGCAGAAAACCGCTCGGGTATACTTCTCCGATATGACTAATAAAAACAAATCCATCTCCATCATTTACGCCTTTAGGAGCACGTCCTAAAACATCTGCCCTCTTTTGTTCGTCTGCTACACTGCTCTCACCTGCATTGTGCTTTTGCTGCAGTACGACCCTCCGGTAGTGGGGAGCTTCTGTAGCCTTCACACCGTACGGCATCTGTTGCTGTATTTGATACAACCATTTCATTACGGCTTCATGCTCATCAGGAGTAATCATATCTTTCTCCATGCCACGTCCGGTTGGAACAAGGAAAAATAAACTCCATAACACGGCCTGCATTTCCTTTACCCTTTCTGCAATTCGCTCCAGATCATGGAGGTTGTACCGGGACACCGTAGTGTTCACTTGAATAGGGATATTCAGCTCCTTTAAATAACCAATTCCTCGCATGGTTGTATCGTAGGAACCCACCGTACCCCGAAAATGATCGTGAATGTCTGCACATGAACCGTCCAGACTAAACGCCCACCGCGATAACCCAACTTGCTTTGCTTTTTCTACCGCTGCTCGTGTCACTTTAGGTGTGGCACTGGGGGTCATCGAAACCGACAGATTTTTCTCTTCAATTGCATATCGAGCCAGTTCAAACAGATCAGGACGCATCAAAGGATCTCCGCCTGTGAACACAACCAACGGATGATTCATTTCAGCGATTTGATCTATCAGCTTCTTACCTTCTTCTAGTGTCAGCTGGCGAGGATCAGGTTTGTACTGAGCTTCCGCTCTACAGTGAAGGCACTTTAAAGCACAAGCTCGTGTAACCTCCCAGATGACTATAAACGGATCTGTATGATAATCACGCGGCGTTTTCAAAGATATCATTGATGTCTCTCCTTTTAGAAGTATAAAAACAACACAAAAACATAGAGCATCATTGAAAATCCAATTTCCGCCATGCCAACTTGTTTTGCCTTTAATCCAAGTTTAGGAAGCCATATGGCCCGTATCAAAAAAATCGAAAAAG
This window contains:
- the modB gene encoding molybdate ABC transporter permease subunit produces the protein MSMQDIDWNEYWPPIRLSLQVALLSSVLVIILGLLVAWSMSRLGLFKGKTVVETVLMLPLVLPPTVVGFLLLILLGRKSGFGRFVEQWFGEPIIFSWWAGVIAAVVVAFPLVYRTLRMGLSSVDRDLENAGRSMGASEWQVFRYITFPLIFPSFKAAFILGFARGLGEFGATLMIAGNIPGKTQTIPTAIYIAVDAGHLPMAWAWTCSIILISFIMLLLTGQKNN
- the modA gene encoding molybdate ABC transporter substrate-binding protein gives rise to the protein MHKLIKSSTVFVLVMSIILLLSGCGTKQQLDSNVSSSDQNGSSSQTSSKTAETIELTISAAASLTDALKEIQHSYESTHTGIKLNFNFGGSGALEKQIEQGAPSDLFLSASTKNMKPLVDQQLIDTKKQKTWLTNELVAVSPEDGTMNIASVTDLTKKEVKKVAIGIPESVPAGNYAQEALTKAKLWDTLQSKLVQAKDVRQVLQYVETGNADVGFVYKTDALTSQKAKIAFEVNPKTYSPVEYPIGIVKATKHIQEAEDFYAYLQSQESLNIMDKYGFNIPK
- the hemG gene encoding protoporphyrinogen oxidase, giving the protein MKKSSKKVVILGGGISGLSAAFYVKKLAEDRQLEVEITLVEKSERLGGKLQTVRQNDFMIEKGPDAFLARKTAILDLTMELGLEAELVSTNPKAKSACILHKGKLHTMPMGFILGIPTKLTPFIRTGLISPLGKARAALDLIIPAKKGDADESLGDFIKRRLGKEVLDQITEPLLSGIYAGDTHSLSLMSTFPQFKLMEQKHGSLIKGMSKGAGRKPAVQDKLPDIAKKSMFLSYRLGLSTIVERLKERLDTVRFVMGQGVVEVRKESGYQVILEHGQKIDADAVICAVPAFEAATLFSGVASASWLHKIHYVSVANIALAYKNTDLNFAFEGTGFLVPRKEGKKITACTWSSTKWSHTAPEGYTLLRTYIGHAGAQDWIQMTDDQLVDAARKDLKDLMGLEAEPEFVEVSRCDRSMPQYPIGHKEHMAKMRQDFAQYLPGVFLCGAGYGGVGIPDCIAQGKEAAEQLLSDLL
- a CDS encoding TIGR04053 family radical SAM/SPASM domain-containing protein, which gives rise to MISLKTPRDYHTDPFIVIWEVTRACALKCLHCRAEAQYKPDPRQLTLEEGKKLIDQIAEMNHPLVVFTGGDPLMRPDLFELARYAIEEKNLSVSMTPSATPKVTRAAVEKAKQVGLSRWAFSLDGSCADIHDHFRGTVGSYDTTMRGIGYLKELNIPIQVNTTVSRYNLHDLERIAERVKEMQAVLWSLFFLVPTGRGMEKDMITPDEHEAVMKWLYQIQQQMPYGVKATEAPHYRRVVLQQKHNAGESSVADEQKRADVLGRAPKGVNDGDGFVFISHIGEVYPSGFLPLMCGNVRNDSLADIYRNSPIMMNLRDKSLLKGKCGVCEFKAICGGSRARAFAITGDYLESDPYCAYIPGVGEEKCFHEKKF
- the ric gene encoding iron-sulfur cluster repair di-iron protein, giving the protein MSQLTEETWVADIVKAVPKTGDLFRKLRIDFCCGGKISLREAAANRGLHAGELLTQIHEVEEKQAQHKQMQPPSLEPKELIAYIQNEYHTKLREELSALTPYVTKLTRVHGERYSHLKRVNELFTLLKQELSEHIQNEEDLVFPMIEAFLQESTVERADELNLILSKLQDEHQTVVEFLKEMRLITNGFEPMQEACGTHRLVLKRLEDLEADIFNHILLENCTLIERTRQAQLIAKPIN